The Oxyura jamaicensis isolate SHBP4307 breed ruddy duck chromosome Z, BPBGC_Ojam_1.0, whole genome shotgun sequence genome window below encodes:
- the F2R gene encoding proteinase-activated receptor 1 isoform X1: MGLPALLCALAVLSCPLSPPLAAAQAANRYNSSSPRARAFLIPDRGDPIPMEDIESSAENESEFRIGSTNQTRSPPREQRTVSVETARYLTSPWLTRFVPSVYTLVVVLSLPLNVTAIFVFLKKMKIEKPAVIYMLNLALADVLFVSVLPFKIAYHFSGNNWLFGPQMCRFITAAFYCNMYCSIMLMTSISLDRFLAVVYPMQALGWRTLTRATVICFVIWFVAITGVIPFLIREQTMEIPNLNITTCHDVLRESELHKYYFHFFSIFSSVFFIVPFIITTICYVCIIRCLSSSNIVAKQNKKTRALLLCVAVFSVFIICFGPTNVLLLIHYINYSYDNSLEYLYFAYLLCVCISSISCCIDPLVYYYASSQYQRQLFSLISSKGTLDPNSSNSSGQSMSTNSRRGTCSTNVNNSVYSKLLAIQ; this comes from the coding sequence CCAATAGatacaacagcagcagcccaaggGCCAGAGCTTTTCTGATACCTGACCGTGGTGACCCTATACCTATGGAAGACATTGAAAGCAGTGCTGAAAATGAATCAGAATTTCGAATAGGTTCCACCAACCAGACCAGATCACCTCCACGTGAACAACGAACTGTGTCAGTGGAAACAGCAAGATACCTCACTAGTCCATGGCTGACCCGTTTTGTTCCTTCGGTTTACACCTTAGTGGTTGTGCTGAGCCTCCCTCTGAACGTCACAGCCATATTcgtgtttctgaaaaaaatgaaaatcgAAAAGCCTGCTGTAATATACATGCTGAATTTGGCCCTTGCAGATGTACTGTTTGTAAGTGTGCTTCCCTTTAAGATTGCTTATCATTTCTCTGGAAACAACTGGTTATTTGGACCTCAAATGTGCCGTTTCATCACCGCTGCTTTCTACTGCAACATGTACTGTTCAATAATGCTTATGACAAGCATAAGCCTTGATCGCTTCTTAGCAGTGGTGTACCCCATGCAGGCCCTTGGCTGGCGTACATTAACACGTGCCACAGTGATTTGTTTCGTCATATGGTTTGTAGCAATAACTGGGGTTATACCTTTTCTCATCAGAGAGCAAACCATGGAAATACCCAACTTAAATATAACAACTTGCCATGACGTGTTACGGGAATCTGAACTTCACAAATACTACTTTCactttttctccatcttctcttctgttttctttatagtGCCATTTATAATAACTACCATCTGTTACGTGTGTATCATTCGGTGTTTGAGTTCTTCTAATAttgttgcaaaacaaaataagaagaCACGTGCCTTGCTTTTGTGTGTGGCggttttttctgttttcattatttgttttggaCCAACAAATGTCCTCTTATTAATTCATTATATCAATTATTCATATGACAACAGTTTAGAGTATCTCTACTTTGCCTATCTCCTGTGTGTTTGTATCAGTAGCATTAGCTGTTGCATCGATCCCCTTGTTTATTACTATGCTTCTTCTCAGTATCAGAGACAACTTTTCAGCCTCATCAGTTCTAAAGGGACTTTAGATCCTAACAGTagtaacagcagtggccagtcAATGTCTACCAATAGCAGAAGGGGTACCTGCTCTACTAACGTAAATAACAGTGTCTACAGCAAATTACTAGCAATACAGTGA
- the F2R gene encoding proteinase-activated receptor 1 isoform X2: MEDIESSAENESEFRIGSTNQTRSPPREQRTVSVETARYLTSPWLTRFVPSVYTLVVVLSLPLNVTAIFVFLKKMKIEKPAVIYMLNLALADVLFVSVLPFKIAYHFSGNNWLFGPQMCRFITAAFYCNMYCSIMLMTSISLDRFLAVVYPMQALGWRTLTRATVICFVIWFVAITGVIPFLIREQTMEIPNLNITTCHDVLRESELHKYYFHFFSIFSSVFFIVPFIITTICYVCIIRCLSSSNIVAKQNKKTRALLLCVAVFSVFIICFGPTNVLLLIHYINYSYDNSLEYLYFAYLLCVCISSISCCIDPLVYYYASSQYQRQLFSLISSKGTLDPNSSNSSGQSMSTNSRRGTCSTNVNNSVYSKLLAIQ, translated from the coding sequence ATGGAAGACATTGAAAGCAGTGCTGAAAATGAATCAGAATTTCGAATAGGTTCCACCAACCAGACCAGATCACCTCCACGTGAACAACGAACTGTGTCAGTGGAAACAGCAAGATACCTCACTAGTCCATGGCTGACCCGTTTTGTTCCTTCGGTTTACACCTTAGTGGTTGTGCTGAGCCTCCCTCTGAACGTCACAGCCATATTcgtgtttctgaaaaaaatgaaaatcgAAAAGCCTGCTGTAATATACATGCTGAATTTGGCCCTTGCAGATGTACTGTTTGTAAGTGTGCTTCCCTTTAAGATTGCTTATCATTTCTCTGGAAACAACTGGTTATTTGGACCTCAAATGTGCCGTTTCATCACCGCTGCTTTCTACTGCAACATGTACTGTTCAATAATGCTTATGACAAGCATAAGCCTTGATCGCTTCTTAGCAGTGGTGTACCCCATGCAGGCCCTTGGCTGGCGTACATTAACACGTGCCACAGTGATTTGTTTCGTCATATGGTTTGTAGCAATAACTGGGGTTATACCTTTTCTCATCAGAGAGCAAACCATGGAAATACCCAACTTAAATATAACAACTTGCCATGACGTGTTACGGGAATCTGAACTTCACAAATACTACTTTCactttttctccatcttctcttctgttttctttatagtGCCATTTATAATAACTACCATCTGTTACGTGTGTATCATTCGGTGTTTGAGTTCTTCTAATAttgttgcaaaacaaaataagaagaCACGTGCCTTGCTTTTGTGTGTGGCggttttttctgttttcattatttgttttggaCCAACAAATGTCCTCTTATTAATTCATTATATCAATTATTCATATGACAACAGTTTAGAGTATCTCTACTTTGCCTATCTCCTGTGTGTTTGTATCAGTAGCATTAGCTGTTGCATCGATCCCCTTGTTTATTACTATGCTTCTTCTCAGTATCAGAGACAACTTTTCAGCCTCATCAGTTCTAAAGGGACTTTAGATCCTAACAGTagtaacagcagtggccagtcAATGTCTACCAATAGCAGAAGGGGTACCTGCTCTACTAACGTAAATAACAGTGTCTACAGCAAATTACTAGCAATACAGTGA